In the Sebastes fasciatus isolate fSebFas1 chromosome 20, fSebFas1.pri, whole genome shotgun sequence genome, one interval contains:
- the tmem204 gene encoding transmembrane protein 204 has protein sequence MAVQRLVAAAVAVALLSLVLNNVAAFTPSWVLQALEDGRKRSVGLWRFCPAGGERGRDDLQAGKRGQGTQRQCEGLGWGSDYAGYQESRSTVKLQFDMMRACNLMATLALTAGQLIFLLGLMELPFITQESQWWEEAIAALFQLASFVLVIGLVTFYRIGPYTHLSYSCYLDIAACLLATMAAAMLIWNILHRRDDCLAPRVIIISRSLASPFHPRLDNDYVESPC, from the exons ATGGCCGTGCAGAGGCTGGTGGCGGCAGCGGTGGCAGTAGCCCTGCTGTCCCTCGTCCTTAACAATGTCGCAGCCTTCACCCCCAGCTGGGTCCTGCAGGCCTTGGAGGACGGACGCAAGCGGAGCGTGGGACTATGGAGGTTTTGCCCCGCTGGTGGGGAAAGAGGCCGCGATGATCTCCAGGCTGGGAAACGGGGGCAGGGGACACAGAGGCAGTGCGAAGGCCTGGGATGGGGATCTGATTACGCAGGCTACCAAGAATCCCGCAGCACTGTCAAAT TGCAGTTTGACATGATGCGGGCGTGTAACCTGATGGCGACGCTGGCCCTGACTGCCGGTCAGCTGATCTTCCTTCTAGGCCTAATGGAGCTGCCCTTCATCACGCAAGAATCCCAGTGGTGGGAGGAGGCCATCGCTGCGCTCTTCCAGCTAGCCA GTTTTGTGCTGGTGATTGGATTGGTGACCTTTTATAGGATCGGGCCCTACACACACCTGTCCTACTCCTGCTACTTGGACATAGCCGCTTGCCTGCTGGCCACGATGGCCGCGGCCATGCTCATCTGGAACATTTTACACCGCCGCGATGACTGCCTCGCACCTCGAGTTATAATCATCAGTCGCTCACTGGCATCACCTTTCCACCCACGCCTAGACAACGACTATGTGGAGTCGCCTTGTTGA